A window from Sinanaerobacter sp. ZZT-01 encodes these proteins:
- the ligA gene encoding NAD-dependent DNA ligase LigA: MDVQARMQELYRLITYYNDRYYNQDDSEISDYEYDQLSLELRALEKEYPLFKRGDSPTQKVGGSTKRELKKMKHDVPVISLQDVFIKEDVFRFVQKMKEELEDAAFVVEKKIDGLSIVLRYYEGILKEAITRGDGEIGESVYENAMEIKSVPKNIPQKLPYLEVRGEVYMSSESFERANKKQLETGGKVYQNRRNSAAGTMRQLDSSIVRERDLDLFVFNLEIAQGKEFSSHSESLKWMEEQGFAVSPDFQICKTQEEVWDAICEIADTRWNLPYAIDGAVVKVDSLADRSRLGMTSKVPRWAVAFKYPPEQKETVIQDIVVQVGRTGRLTPLAILEPVRLAETTVGRATLHNQDYMDEKGIRIGDTVIVQKAGDIIPEVLSVVLEKRPEGTKRYLLPETCPVCGAKTVRESDGAHLRCTGDECAAKDIRSMTYFVSKDAMNVDGFGPSAVDALISEGFLKNAADIFRLKDHRERLIEEGIIGKEKSVDNLLKAIEKAKQNDLDRLITGFGIKNIGKQSAKTLAMNFSSLDEVVNASKEELLNLPDFGEIVANSLLEFFSKEKNRYLVEELRAVGVNLISFSNQKKKDNRFEGKTFVLTGTLPNMTREQATEIIESFGGKVSSSVSKKTSYVLAGAEAGSKLAKAEGLGITVLSEEVFLDMAKE, encoded by the coding sequence ATGGACGTACAAGCAAGGATGCAGGAGCTTTACCGCTTGATTACGTATTATAATGATCGCTACTATAATCAGGATGATTCTGAAATCAGCGATTATGAATACGACCAGCTGTCGCTGGAACTAAGAGCGTTGGAGAAAGAATATCCCCTTTTTAAAAGGGGCGATTCTCCGACTCAAAAAGTAGGGGGGAGCACAAAGCGTGAACTGAAAAAAATGAAGCATGATGTTCCTGTAATCAGCTTGCAGGATGTATTTATAAAGGAAGATGTTTTTCGATTTGTTCAAAAAATGAAAGAAGAATTAGAAGATGCTGCCTTTGTTGTGGAGAAAAAGATTGATGGGCTTTCAATTGTACTGCGTTATTACGAAGGGATTTTAAAAGAAGCTATCACGCGAGGTGATGGTGAAATCGGTGAAAGTGTATATGAAAACGCGATGGAAATTAAGAGCGTGCCGAAAAATATCCCGCAAAAACTTCCATACCTTGAAGTGCGCGGTGAAGTATACATGTCATCAGAGAGTTTTGAAAGAGCGAACAAGAAGCAGCTTGAAACCGGAGGAAAAGTTTATCAGAATCGTAGAAACAGTGCTGCGGGAACCATGCGGCAATTAGACAGCAGCATTGTTCGTGAACGGGATTTGGATCTCTTTGTCTTCAATTTAGAGATTGCACAGGGAAAAGAATTTTCGTCTCATTCAGAAAGCTTAAAATGGATGGAAGAACAAGGTTTCGCGGTAAGCCCGGATTTTCAAATTTGCAAGACGCAAGAGGAAGTTTGGGATGCAATTTGTGAGATCGCAGATACACGCTGGAACTTGCCGTATGCCATCGACGGAGCGGTTGTAAAGGTAGACAGTCTGGCAGATCGTTCACGCCTCGGAATGACTTCCAAAGTTCCTCGATGGGCGGTAGCATTCAAATATCCGCCGGAACAAAAAGAAACGGTAATCCAAGATATTGTTGTTCAAGTAGGGAGAACCGGAAGACTGACTCCCTTAGCAATATTAGAACCCGTTCGCCTTGCAGAGACAACCGTAGGTCGTGCCACACTGCATAATCAGGATTATATGGATGAAAAGGGGATTCGCATTGGGGATACTGTAATCGTTCAAAAAGCCGGAGACATCATTCCCGAAGTTCTTTCTGTGGTGTTAGAGAAAAGACCGGAGGGAACCAAAAGGTATCTTTTACCGGAAACCTGTCCGGTCTGTGGTGCGAAAACAGTGCGGGAATCGGATGGGGCACATTTAAGGTGTACGGGAGACGAATGTGCAGCGAAGGATATTCGTTCTATGACCTATTTTGTTTCAAAGGATGCCATGAATGTCGACGGATTTGGACCGAGTGCCGTTGATGCGCTAATCAGCGAAGGCTTTCTTAAAAATGCTGCAGATATTTTTCGATTAAAGGACCATAGAGAGCGTTTGATTGAAGAAGGAATCATCGGAAAAGAAAAATCAGTGGACAATTTGCTTAAAGCGATTGAAAAAGCAAAGCAAAATGATTTAGATCGCCTGATAACCGGATTTGGAATAAAAAATATTGGAAAGCAGTCCGCAAAGACACTCGCTATGAATTTCTCCAGTTTGGATGAAGTTGTGAACGCTTCGAAAGAGGAGCTTTTGAATCTTCCTGATTTCGGTGAAATTGTAGCAAACAGCTTATTGGAATTTTTTTCGAAAGAGAAAAACAGGTATTTAGTTGAGGAACTCAGAGCAGTCGGTGTAAACTTAATTTCATTTTCAAACCAAAAGAAAAAGGATAATCGTTTTGAAGGCAAAACCTTTGTCCTTACAGGGACACTCCCAAATATGACGAGAGAGCAAGCGACTGAGATAATCGAATCTTTCGGAGGTAAAGTTTCTTCCAGCGTTTCAAAAAAGACCAGTTATGTTTTGGCTGGTGCAGAGGCAGGGAGTAAGCTTGCGAAGGCAGAAGGCTTAGGAATAACAGTGCTTTCAGAGGAAGTTTTTTTGGATATGGCAAAGGAGTAG
- a CDS encoding ATP-dependent helicase: MDYLNKLNVQQREAAMHTEGPLLILAGAGSGKTSTMTHRIAYLIREKGVSPYEILAVTFTNKAAKEMRDRIENLVGNGINMWILTFHSACLRILRSHADKLGYDKDFVVYDPTDQKVVIKNSLKQQKVDDKKYTPAYVLSVISDCKEKNISAAQYMQKYGNDYKGKVIAPLYQAYETALKKNNAMDFDDLILRTVQLFEKDEETLRVYQNRFQYIMVDEYQDTNFMQYRFIKLLAEANKNICVVGDDDQCIYQWRGADIKNILEFEKDFSGAKVIKLEQNYRSHENILNAAHSVIEHNHGRKHKKLWTDKEKGEKIHYYRADDDREEARYIAQAIDRLKTNDRRYSDFAVLYRTNTQSRRFEDAFSAKDIPYRVLGGFRYYDRKEIKDMMCYMRLVLNQSDDLSFERIINEPKRGIGDKTVEKLKAFASVRNESLFTLLCDAQVREGLPSKSIESVKELVEAICQLGEEKDNLKVSDIYDGLLVRSGYLKNLEMQSTVEAESRIENLLEFKSVIYDAEKENPNITLSEFMEKIALVAEVDNHDADENAVVLMTMHSAKGLEFPVVFMPGMEDGLFPSWRAFEKPDGVEEERRLCYVGMTRAMEQLYLTSAETRTLYGKTDYTKESTFLRELDRAYMEGDAVYKKKPQATGYNAVDTYSSGEIFRPFAQLNTIKQNKTARPSVAGVNLVSGDRVSHNKFGEGLVIEVLEKTVTVIFDTAGTKKLAKDIAPLKKI; the protein is encoded by the coding sequence ATGGACTATTTAAATAAATTAAATGTACAGCAGCGTGAAGCAGCGATGCATACGGAAGGGCCTTTGTTGATATTAGCCGGAGCCGGAAGCGGAAAGACCAGTACAATGACACATCGAATTGCATATTTGATTCGAGAAAAAGGGGTTTCTCCTTATGAGATATTAGCAGTGACTTTTACCAATAAAGCAGCAAAAGAAATGCGAGATCGAATTGAGAATTTAGTGGGAAACGGCATTAATATGTGGATTCTTACATTTCACTCTGCGTGCCTGCGCATTTTGCGATCACATGCAGATAAACTGGGATATGATAAGGATTTTGTTGTTTATGATCCAACGGATCAGAAAGTAGTGATTAAAAATTCGCTCAAACAGCAGAAAGTAGATGATAAAAAATATACACCGGCTTATGTTCTTTCCGTAATCAGTGACTGCAAGGAAAAAAATATTAGCGCAGCACAATATATGCAGAAATATGGGAATGATTATAAAGGAAAGGTAATAGCCCCTTTATATCAGGCATATGAAACGGCATTGAAGAAAAACAATGCAATGGATTTTGATGATTTGATTTTACGCACCGTACAGCTATTTGAAAAGGATGAAGAGACCTTACGGGTTTATCAAAATCGTTTTCAGTACATAATGGTAGATGAATATCAGGATACTAATTTTATGCAGTACCGCTTTATCAAGCTTTTGGCAGAGGCAAACAAAAATATATGCGTGGTTGGCGATGACGATCAGTGCATATACCAGTGGCGTGGAGCCGACATTAAAAATATCCTTGAATTTGAAAAGGATTTTTCCGGAGCAAAAGTAATTAAGTTAGAACAAAATTACCGTTCACATGAAAACATTTTAAATGCCGCACATTCCGTGATTGAGCATAATCACGGGAGAAAGCATAAAAAGCTTTGGACTGATAAGGAAAAGGGAGAAAAAATTCATTATTATCGGGCGGATGATGATAGGGAAGAAGCTCGCTACATAGCACAGGCAATTGATCGCTTAAAAACAAATGACCGTAGATATTCTGATTTTGCCGTTTTATATCGTACCAATACCCAGTCAAGAAGATTTGAGGATGCGTTCAGCGCAAAAGACATTCCTTACCGTGTTTTGGGTGGATTTCGTTATTACGATCGTAAGGAAATTAAGGATATGATGTGCTATATGCGACTGGTTTTAAATCAATCCGACGATTTAAGCTTTGAGCGTATTATAAATGAGCCGAAAAGAGGCATTGGAGACAAGACGGTAGAAAAGTTAAAAGCCTTTGCTTCTGTAAGAAACGAAAGCTTGTTTACTTTGTTGTGTGATGCACAAGTCAGGGAAGGCCTGCCTTCAAAATCTATAGAGAGTGTAAAAGAACTAGTCGAAGCGATTTGCCAGCTGGGTGAAGAAAAAGATAATCTAAAAGTATCGGATATCTATGACGGATTACTCGTTCGCAGTGGATATTTAAAAAATTTAGAAATGCAATCTACCGTAGAAGCAGAGAGCCGAATTGAGAACCTTTTGGAATTTAAATCGGTCATTTATGATGCGGAGAAAGAAAATCCAAATATTACGTTATCGGAATTTATGGAAAAAATTGCGCTGGTAGCCGAGGTAGACAACCACGATGCTGATGAAAATGCCGTCGTTCTAATGACAATGCACAGCGCAAAGGGTCTTGAATTTCCGGTGGTATTTATGCCCGGAATGGAAGATGGGTTATTTCCAAGTTGGCGTGCTTTTGAAAAACCGGATGGTGTGGAAGAAGAAAGAAGGCTTTGCTACGTAGGTATGACACGTGCAATGGAACAGCTTTATCTGACCAGCGCGGAGACTCGTACACTTTACGGAAAAACAGATTACACAAAGGAATCTACTTTTTTAAGAGAGTTAGATCGTGCTTATATGGAAGGGGATGCAGTATATAAGAAGAAGCCGCAGGCTACCGGATACAATGCGGTGGATACGTATTCTTCAGGAGAAATTTTTCGTCCGTTTGCACAGCTTAATACGATTAAACAAAATAAAACAGCGCGTCCGTCTGTAGCAGGAGTAAATTTGGTTTCCGGTGACAGAGTCAGCCATAATAAATTTGGTGAGGGGCTCGTGATTGAAGTTTTGGAAAAAACCGTTACAGTCATCTTTGATACGGCTGGAACAAAAAAATTGGCAAAGGATATTGCGCCGTTAAAAAAAATATAA